Proteins found in one Muntiacus reevesi chromosome 2, mMunRee1.1, whole genome shotgun sequence genomic segment:
- the LOC136159945 gene encoding LOW QUALITY PROTEIN: uncharacterized protein (The sequence of the model RefSeq protein was modified relative to this genomic sequence to represent the inferred CDS: substituted 1 base at 1 genomic stop codon), producing the protein MGQRESTPLSLMTDHFSDVRARAHNLSLLVKKSKLITFCSAEWPAFRVGWPPEGTFQPSIIQAVKEKIMAPDPWGHPNQVPYVMVWQDLVENPPKWLKPFVYTLPSSSNSQVLVMEIPPEETKKKEDPKPVLQESSYPNLIDLETEIRPPPYVPSSQPPPRREAPTGEPRGLKGPTGTDHEGGPALGTRGRTRGDRGGQDPGDPELPSSTVQALPVRVGPANPDGERTYQYWPFSTSDLYNWRTQNPPFSEKPQGLIDLLDSILFTHNPTWDDCQQLLQVLFTTEERERILAEARKRVPGADGRPTAQPHLVDEGFPLLRPNWDFERVEGREHLRVYRQTLMAGLRAAARKPTNLAKVNLVRQEPTESPAAFLERLMEAFRQYTPMDPQAEESRAAVLLAFVNQAAPDIRKKLQKVEGLGEQTIQDLLKVAEKVFNNRETPEEREERIRREERELAEKIRKEDREHRARENRKNQRELAQILFAGIKAGTELREPRDPRMGEKEKPKRQALKKDQCAYCKEQGHWKNECPKRDSKRGMTQREKISPGTRVLYAGEDSDXGSQDSVPLPESWVTIHVEGKPVGFMVDTGAQHSVLNKKLGPMSKKTSLVQGATGTKRYCWTTERKVNLGTHQVSHSFLVIPECPAPLLGRDLLTKVNAQIHFDPGGMSVTDGLGQPIHVLSLALRDEYRLFVPKPSETIALDVQPWVHKYPLAWAETAGMGLAKQRHPVVIELKAEAVPVRVKQYPMSQEARRGITPHIRRLMDAGILRRCQSPWNTPLLPVKKPGGTDYRPVQDLREVNKRVSDIHPTVPNPYTLLSSLLPEYTWYTVLDLKDAFFSLPLAAQSQEIFAFEWTEGEGQPVVQLTWTRLPQGFKNSPTLFNEALSEDLCEYRACHPEVILLQYVDDLMLAGTTEEACSRATGDLLQTLGILGYRASAKKAQIARQEVTYLGYKIRQGQRWLTQAMKETILQIPEPKTPRQVREFLGTVGYCRLWIMGFTEKARPLYEGSKETPNWTWTEPMKKAFQTLRQALLEAPALALPNPNKPFQLFVDEKQGIGKGVLTQRWGPWKRPVAYLSKRLDPVAAGWPPCLRIIAATALLVRDADKLTYGQQLSVYTPHAIEGVLKQPPGKWISNARLTHYQALLLDAPRVRFQTPCFLNPATLLPNPEKDRPLHDCNEILAEALAARKDLTDVPLSNSELVWFTDGSSYVKDGQRKAGAAIVDDSGQTIWAETLPPNTSAQKAELIALIQALEQAKGKRVTIYTDSRYAFSTAHIQGPIYQERGFRTAEGKEVKNLPEIRRLLEAVQLPRAVAIVHVPGHQKGEDLKARGNRAADAAAREAASRDYAAPILAVGLPPPGMGTLPPVPDYSLPDLAWINKDATFQKDDQDGWYRDQNNNLILPATLGRHLCEHLHTTTHLGEKKTLTLLQTACLRFPRQNAAVREIIQACEACQLMRAEKKQHSGMRSTELDPGFTAITCGKPRRKNRKKHEQNGRRVLTRQIL; encoded by the exons atgggtcagagagaatctaccccactttctctcatgactgaccatttttcggatgtcagggccagggcccataacttgtctttgctagtcaagaaaagtaaattaataactttttgttctgcagagtggcccgcctttcgggtaggatggcctccggaaggcacctttcaaccgtccatcatacaggctgtgaaggagaagattatggctcctgatccctggggccatccgaatcaggtcccctatgtcatggtctggcaggatttagtggaaaatccacctaaatggttaaaaccttttgtttatacacttcctagttcctccaattcacaggtcctggtgatggagatccccccggaggaaaccaaaaagaaagaagacccaaaaccagtccttcaggaatcatcttatccaaacctgatagatctagaaacggagataaggcctccgccatatgtgccctcctcgcaaccccctccgaggagagaagctcccacgggtgaaccgagaggtttaaaagggccaacgggaactgaccatgaggggggaccggcactggggacccgggggagaactaggggagatagaggtgggcaagaccctggggacccagagttaccttcatccactgttcaggcgctccccgtccgagtgggaccagctaacccggacggagagcgaacctatcagtactggcccttttccacgagtgacctgtacaattggagaacccagaaccctcctttctcagagaaaccccaaggcctcattgacctcttagattccattttgttcactcataaccccacctgggacgattgtcaacagctgttgcaggtgctcttcaccacggaagaacgggagcgaatcctggcagaggcacggaaacgggtcccgggggccgacgggagaccaaccgcccagcctcatctcgtggacgaggggtttcctctgttgcggcctaactgggattttgagcgggtggagggtagggagcatctccgagtgtaccgccagactctaatggctggcctgcgggctgcagcaagaaagccgacgaatctggcaaaggtaaatctagtaaggcaagagcccactgagagcccagcagccttcctagagaggctgatggaagctttcaggcaatatacacctatggacccccaggctgaggagtcacgcgctgcagttctgttagcgtttgtaaatcaggcagccccagatattaggaagaaattacaaaaggtagagggattgggagaacagacaatacaggatttactgaaagtagctgaaaaggtatttaataatagggagaccccagaagaaagggaagaacgaattcgacgggaggaaagggaattagctgagaagatcaggaaagaagatagggaacatagggcgagggaaaaccggaagaaccagagggagctagcccagatcctttttgctgggataaaggccggaacagaattgagggaacctcgagacccccggatgggagaaaaagaaaaaccaaaaaggcaggccctaaagaaggatcagtgcgcctactgcaaagaacaggggcactggaaaaacgagtgccctaaaagggactcaaagagaggaatgacccagagagagaaaatttcccctggaactcgagttctatatgcgggggaagacagtgactaggggagtcaagactcggtgcccctccccgagtcctgggtaaccatacatgtggaggggaaacccgttggcttcatggtagatactggtgcccaacactctgttttaaataaaaaactgggaccaatgtctaaaaaaaccagcttagtgcaaggagccacggggacaaaaagatattgttggaccacagaacggaaagtaaatctggggacccaccaggtgtcccattcgtttttggtgataccagaatgcccagcccctctacttggacgggacttgttgactaaagttaatgctcagatccattttgaccctgggggaatgtcagtcacggatggacttggacaaccgatacatgtcttgtccctagccttaagagatgaatacagactttttgtgcctaagccctcagagaccatagcactagatgtacaaccgtgggtccataaatacccattggcctgggcagaaacggcagggatgggactagccaaacagagacatccggtcgtcatcgagctaaaggcagaggcagttcctgtgagggtgaaacagtaccccatgagccaggaagctcggcgggggatcactccccacattcgacgtctcatggatgccggaattctcaggcgatgccaatccccttggaacacccccttactgccggtgaagaagccaggggggacagattacagaccggtccaagacctgcgagaagtcaacaagcgggtgagtgacatacaccccactgtccctaacccatataccctcctgagcagtttactgcctgagtacacttggtatactgtgttggacttgaaggatgcctttttcagcctacccctggcggcccagagccaggagatatttgcctttgagtggactgagggggagggccaaccggtagtacaattaacttggacccgtctcccacaggggttcaagaactcccctaccttgtttaatgaggctctgagtgaggacctctgcgaatatcgggcttgccacccagaggtcattctgctacaatatgtagatgacctcatgttggctggaaccacagaggaggcatgcagccgtgccaccggggacctcttacagaccctaggcatcttggggtatcgtgctagcgcaaagaaggcacaaatagcccggcaagaggtcacctatttggggtataagatccggcagggacaaaggtggctaactcaggccatgaaagaaacaatattgcagataccagagcccaaaaccccccgccaggtgagagagtttctggggactgttggatattgcagactgtggattatggggtttactgagaaggcccggcccttgtatgagggaagtaaagagaccccaaactggacttggactgagccaatgaaaaaggctttccagacgcttagacaggccctactagaagccccagcccttgccctgcctaacccaaataagccattccagctgtttgtagatgagaagcaaggaataggaaagggggtcttgacgcaacgatggggaccatggaagcggccagtagcatacctttcgaagcgattagacccggtggccgctgggtggcccccttgccttcgcatcattgcagctacagccctcctcgtccgcgacgctgacaagttgacgtatggacagcaactctcggtgtacaccccccacgccatcgaaggggttttaaagcagccgccgggtaagtggatctccaatgcccgcttgacacactaccaggccttgctgctcgatgccccacgggtgcgttttcagaccccttgcttcctaaatccggccacgctcctacctaacccagagaaggaccgccctctccatgactgcaatgagatactggctgaggccctggcggcacgaaaagacttaactgatgttcccttaagcaacagtgagctagtatggttcaccgatgggagcagctatgtaaaagatgggcaaaggaaggcgggagccgccatagttgatgattcagggcagacgatatgggctgagacacttcccccaaacacttctgcgcaaaaagcagaattgattgccctaatacaggctctagagcaagccaaagggaagagagtcaccatttatactgacagccgatatgctttcagcactgcccatattcaaggtcccatataccaagaaaggggatttcggacagctgagggaaaagaggtcaaaaatctgcccgagatccgcaggctcctggaggctgtccaactgccccgggcagtagcaatagtacatgtccccggtcaccagaaaggagaagaccttaaggcgcggggcaatcgtgccgctgatgcggccgctcgagaagcggctagccgggactacgccgcccccatattagctgtgggacttccacctcctggtatggggactctgccgccagtccccgactattccctccctgatctcgcttggatcaacaaggatgccaccttccagaaggatgaccaagatggatggtaccgggaccaaaacaacaacctgatattgcctgccaccctgggtcgtcacctgtgtgaacacctgcacacaactacccacttgggagaaaaaaagaccctaacacttctccagacggcctgcctgaggttccctcgacaaaatgcagctgtacgagagataattcaagcctgcgaagcgtgccagctgatgagggcagagaagaagcagcactcgggaatgag gtcgacggaattggaccctgggttcactgcaatcacgtgcggcaagccacgccggaagaacaggaaaaagcacgagcagaatggaaggcgagtcctcacccgtcaaatcctttga